Below is a window of Paenibacillus bovis DNA.
CAGCCCGGTCAATACAATTCCGTCCATTTCATCATTCAACAGGGCTACAGAGAAGCTAAGGTCACTGCCATGCTCCGAGAACGCATTATAGCGCTTGATACCAGTGTAGGCCTGAACCCGGCGCAGACGATCCTCGATAGCCTGAAAACGAGCCTTTTTCTGGTTCTCCCCATCTTCCAGGGAATCCAGCTGCAGCTTCAGATCCAGTAGCAGACTCTCCAGATCCTCTACTCCATTACCAGACATCATTAGCTCATACCGCTTGCGCATT
It encodes the following:
- a CDS encoding DUF4446 family protein, whose translation is MAELNSLIAEQLFVCVGAIALLVVILLIIVMVQGSKLRKMRKRYELMMSGNGVEDLESLLLDLKLQLDSLEDGENQKKARFQAIEDRLRRVQAYTGIKRYNAFSEHGSDLSFSVALLNDEMDGIVLTGLHNRDSSYVYAKPIVKGESTYNLSPEEREAISIARSSS